In Cupriavidus sp. EM10, the genomic window CCGGCTTGAGACGGCGCTGGGCAAACCCGTCGCCACGCGCACTGACGGCGATTTCGTGCTGACTGCCGCCGGACGCAACGCACTGGCCGCCGCCCGCGAGATGGAGTTGTCCGCCGACCGGCTGCTGCGCGAGATCGAGGGCGCCAGCCCCGGCGTGTCCGGCGTGGTACGGGTGGCGGCAACGGCCTCGCTGGGCAGCCATTTCCTGACGCCTCGACTGCCGGCCTTCTACGCACGCAATCCCGATGTGGAAGTCCGGCTGGAAGTGGACAACCGCGTCACCAGCCTGGCGCGCCGGCGAGCCCATATCGCGGTGCGCCTGGCTCGCCCCAGGAAGAATCGCTGGTTGCGCAGCGTGCCGGCACCATCCACTTCGGCCTTTACGCACCGGCCGCGATGTCCTCCGACGAGGCGAAATCGCCAGGAACGCCGCTGTGCGGACTGCTCGACGAAGGTTTTTCCCTGCCGGAAGTGGAATGGCCACGTGCCCAGGGACGGCGTTTTTCGTTCCAGTCGAACAGCTTCCTGGCCGTACGTGAGGGCGTGCGCGCCGGCCTGGGGTCGCCCTGCTGCCCCACTATCTGGCGGCTGGCGAACCGGACCTGATCCTGGTCCACGACGTCCCCGAAGTGATCCGCGAAGTCTGGCTTGCCTATCCGCCAGAGTTTCGCGGGGCATCGCGCTTCCGCCCCATCATCGATTGGCTGGCCCAGGCGCTGACCGACTGCCCCTGAGACGCAAGCACGCATCCGTTGTCGGGCCGCCACCATCACGCGCCGCATACGCCACTCCATGTGGGCTACCACACCTGTTTCGAGGGTTGCGCCCGCCGAAAAATTGGCACTTCTGCTACGCTCTGAACCGGCTGCCAACGCTGTATCGTCAAGATGCATCCAAGACATGGGCAAGGTCGCTGCATTGAAGCCCAGGCAACCGGAAAACGGGTCAGTGCGCAGAACAAAAGAGATTCATGCGGCACTCATTGAAGTATCGAATGGCAGTCGCCGCCGCGACGGTTGTCACGCTGGTATTCGTGGTGCGGGTCGGGTTTTCCCAGGTCTACGCATACACGCGCCTGAAGGAAGTGGTTCAGGCCCAGCAGGACACGCTGGTCAAGCTGGTTGCCGATCAACTCGACGAGAAGCTCGAGTCGCGCGCCGTCGTACTGCGACGGCTCGCGCGCACGCTCGCGCCCGTCCTCGATCGTCCGTCTGATCAACTTCGCCATCTGGCCATCGATACGGTGGACATGCCCGAGCATTTCAATGCCACCTTCCTGGCCTCGCCCGATGGCACCCTCGTGTTCAGCACCGCTGTGCCGGATGGCGTAAAGATGACCATCGGCGAGCGCGAGTATTTCAAGGCCATCGTCAACGGTGCCGACTTTGCCGTATCGGATCTGCTGCAGGGCAAGCATTCGAGCGCGCCCGGCGTGATCCTGGCCGTGCCCCTGCGTGACAGCCATGGCCAGCTGCGCGGCGTGGTGGGCGGTGTGTTGAACCTGTCCGCCGACAACTTCCTGCGCGAACTCGCGCAGCACCGCGTGGGTGTCACCGGCTTCTACTGCCTGGTGTCGGCCGGCCCGAATCCGCGCTACGCGATGCACCCGGACGCGGCCAAGGTGCTTGCCCCGGCCCAGGCGGTCGGGGAAGCCTGCGGCGCCGAAGCCCCCGAATCGGAACTGGAGTCGGTATGGCCGCAGCAGCCGGTGGTCGCGCGCTTCCTGCTGGAGTCGAACGGCTGGGAGGTGATTTCCGTCCTGCCTGCCGCCGAAGCCTACGCCCCCTGGTCGAAGTGCGCTACCGCGCCATCATTCTGGGTTTGGTGACGCTGCTGGCCGCTGCGCTGCTGATGTGGGCCGTCATCCGGCACCTGCTGGCGCCGCTGGAGCACCTGCACCGCGCCGTGCGCCGCCTTTGCGAACAGCCTTCCGCCATGGCAGACCTGCCCATGCGCCGTGACGACGAGATCGGCGAACTGGCCGGCGCATTCTCCGAGGTCATGACCCAGCTGAACGAGCGGGAAGCCGCGCTGAAGGCCGCCAACGACAACGCGGCGGCCAGCGAGAAACGGCTGGAGGCCATCGCCAACCACGTCCCCGACCTGGTCGCCTTCGTCGACGCCGACGAGCGCTTCGTGTTCGTCAACCACGCCTACGCGCGCCATTTCGGCCTGCCGGCCGACCAGATCACGGGCTCTCGCTGCGCGAGCTCTGGGGCACACCCGAATACGTAGCCAACAAGCCGTACCTGGAACAGGCCTGCGCCGGGGAGTCCGTCACCTACAGCCGCGAGAATGCCGAGGGCCTGACCTGGGAGATGACATTCCAGCCCGCCTGGAACGACGCCAACGACGCCGTCACCGGGCTGCACATGTTTGCCCGGGACATTACCGGCGAACGCCAGAAGCTGCGCTCGCTGGAAGCCCAGACCGTCTCCGACCACCTGACCGGGCTGCTCAACCGCAAAGGATTCGATCGCCGTCTGCAGGAAACCATGGCCCGCGCCGACGCCGGCGACTACCGCACCGCGCTGCTGCTGGTCGACCTCGACGACTTCAAGGCCGTCAACGACACCTACGGGCACCCGATTGGCGACCAGTTGCTGATCGCCTTCGCCGAGCGCCTGCGTGCCTGCGTGCGCGCCGGCGACGCCGTGGCGCGGATCGGCGGCGACGAGTTCGCTATCGTGCTCGACAACGTGACCACTCCCAATACGGTCGAGCGCATCGCCCACACCGTAGTGCATGCGGCCATGCGCCCGTTCGACATCGACGGCCACCGGCTGGTCTCCACGGCCAGCGTCGGCAGCGCGATGCATCGGCCCGGCCAGGGCACGTCGGTCAGCGAACTGTTCATGCGCGCCGACATGGCGCTGTACGATGCCAAGCGGCATGGCAAGGCGTGTCATGCGTCGGTGGGGACGAGACATTCCGAGGACGCATCGTCTGCGGCATGAGCGCGGGCCAGCGGCATCCGGCCGACAAATTGCCGCAAGTCGTCGTCTGCATCGTAACGCCGCCTGTTAGGATGCTCCGGCACGATATCGAGCAACCCGGCCCGCCGCATGGCGCCAGCCAGTGTCGGATCCGCGAGCATATGGATGCCCAGTACCGAGCCCCACATCAGCTTGAGTGCTGTCAGCCGCTTCAGCGACTGCTCGATATCACGCCGCTTCGGCACCCGATTCCATTCAGGGTCAAGCTCCTGGACCACCGTCCGGTACAGGCCCATCGTCCCCTTGTCGAACCCGGCAATTGTGGTTGGATCGGCTGCCACAACCCGCAGCACCGCATCGTCGATCGGATCCAGTGAATCCATCGATTTCAGGAAGGGCTGGTGAACCTTGGCCAAATGGATATCAACGGCCCATTCGAATGCATGCGTGACACCCGCCTCATCGAACGGCGCGTAGAGTGCAACCTGCAACGCGGCATCCATCAACACCTCGGGACGGCCTTCCGCACGCTCGAACATGCTTTCCAGCAAGGCATCGCCAACCGAGTCCGGCAGATCGTACTTGGAGCGCACCCAGTGCAGGAAGTCCGCACCAAGTGCCGGAAAGGCAAATCTCGATGCGCTGTACATCGTATGACGCCCGCCCAGCATCATCAGCAGCTTGGTGCGGTCGGAGCCCGTGAATACGGTTCGTAGCCCGTACAGGCCGGGGTCGCCATTGAGCAGGTCCCGCGTGGCTTTCAGCGTGTACAGCATGCTGTCGCCCCGCTCGGTGGCCAGCAACTGCTGCGCTTCATCGATGATCAGGATGATGGGACGGCGCGTCCGTGCGGACAATGCCTCCATGGACCGGTAGACCCAAAGGCCGCCGCGCTTCTCCTGCCCTCCGCCAACATCGATATCGAGCGACACGCCTCCAAACCCGACGCCCTTGAGCCCCACGGCATGCGCGAAGCGGGCCACGATGCTCTCGTTGGCATCCAGCACCTTCTGCACCGCGCCGATTACCACATCGGCAGGGTCCTCGTCCGGCTTGCCCCACAGGTCGGCCATCACCACCAGGGCGCCCAGCTTGCCGATGGCGGGCGCTACCTCCTGCCGCAAGAACGTGCTCTTGCCAATGCCGCGCGACCCGATCAGCGCGATGACCTTGCCGCACGGCCCGTGCACCAGCTTGTGCGCGAGTTCCGCGGCAAGCTGGGGGCGTCCGAAATGATCCGACAAATCCATATCGTTCCTCGTTCACCAAGTCTGCGAACGATTCTATGGCCCCCACCCCCGCCGTCCACCCCCAAACGCCGACTGCAACAGCAATATTCCAATCCTTAACAGATCCACAAAAAATGAAGCGGTGGCGCAACACGCGCCACCGCTTCGGACTGCAAGCCGAACACCCCGTTCAGCGAAGGATCAGCGGAAAATCAGCGAACCCGCCCTTCCTTCCACGCCTGCAGCAGCTTGTCGTAGGCGATGGTCTCGCCCTTCGGCTTTTCGTTGTCGAGCTTCTTCCACGGTGCGTGTTCCGACGACAGCCACTTGGACGGATCGCTCTTCGGGTTCAGCTTGGGCGCGCACTGGGCCATGCCCGCGCGCTGCAGCCGGCCCATCACCTGGTCCATTTCCTCGGCCAGATTGTCCATGGCGGCCTGCGGCGTCTTTTCGCCGGTCACGGCCGTGGCCACGTTCTTCCACCAGAGCTGCGCCAGCTTCGGATAGTCGGGCACGTTGTTGCCGGTGGGCGTCCAGGCCACACGGGCCGGGCTGCGGTAGAACTCCACCAGGCCACCGTACTTGGCCGCGTTCCTGGTCAGGTACTCGTGGTTGATATCGCTGTCGCGGATGAAGGTCAGCCCGGTCAGCGACTTCTTCAGCGACACGGTCTTCGACGTCACGAACTGGGCGTAGAGCCATGCTGCGGCCAGCTTGTTCGGGTCGGTGTTCTTGAAGAACGTCCACGAGCCCACGTCCTGGTAGCCGTTCTGCATGCCCTGCTTCCAGTACGGGCCGTACGGCGACGGCGCCATGCGCCACTTGGGCGAGCCATCGGCATTGACCACCGGCAGGCCCTTCTTGGTCATGTCGGCCGTAAACGCCGTGTACCAGAAGATCTGCTGGGCGACCTGGCCCTGCGCGGGCACCGGACCGGCTTCGGAGAACGTCATGCCCATGGCCTGCGGCGGGGCGTACTTCTTCATCCAGTCGATGTACTTGGTCAGCGCGTAGACGGCGGCCGGGCTGTTGGTGGCGCCGCCGCGCGACACCGAGGCGCCCACCGGCGTGCACTTGTCGTCCGCCACGCGGATGCCCCACTCGTCCACCGGCATGCCGTTGGGCAGGCCCTTGTCGGCCGAGCCCGCCATCGACAGCCAGGCATCGGTAAAACGCCAGCCCAGCGACGGGTCCTTCTTGCCGTAGTCCATGTGGCCGAAGACCTTCTTGCCGTCCAGTTCCTTCACGTCGTTGGTGAAGAAGTTGGCGATGTCCTCGTAGGCAGACCAGTTCGTCGGCACGCCCAGGTCATAGCCGTACTTGGCCTTGAACTTGTCCTGCAGGTCCTTGCGCGCGAACCAGTCGGCGCGGAACCAGTACAGGTTGGCAAACTGCTGGTCGGGCAGCTGGTACAGCTTGCCGTCCGGCGCCGTGGTGAACTTGGTGCCGATGAAGTCCTTGACGTCGATGCCCGGGTTGGTGAATTCCTTGCCCGCGCCGTTCATGTAGTCGGACAGCGGCAGGATGGCGCCGTAGCGGTAGTGCGTGCCGATCAGGTCGGAATCCGAGATCCAGCCGTCGTAGATCGACTTGCCCGACTGCATCGACGTCTGCAGCTTCTCGACCACGTCGCCTTCCTGGATCAGGTCATGGTTGACCTTGATGCCGGTAATTTCCTCGAAGGCCTTGGCCAGCGTCTTCGACTCGTACTCGTGCGTGGTGATGGTTTCCGACACCACGCTGATCTGCGTCACGCCCTTGGCCTTGAGCTTGGCGGCGGCGTCGATGAACCACTTCATCTCGGCCTGCTGCTTGTCCTTGGCCAGCGACGACGGCTGGAATTCGCTGTCGATCCACTTCTTTGCCGCGGCCTCGTCGGCCCACGCGGCATGCCCGCATGTCAGCGCGGCCGCAAAGGCCAGGGCCGACATCCCCAACTTCACGCGCTCTTTCATTCGTTGTCTCCTCAGGTACCCTTCCCCGGTTCTGTCACAGGGTTGCGGCCCCGGGGAAGGGACAAGATCTCGCAGCCCATGGAACGGCAAACCAGTTTAACCCCTGCGCACTTCCTTTTCGGCCTCTCAGCCCCGGCGCATGACGACCAGCAGCACCACGGCCGAAATCGCCGCGCTGATCCAGACCGACGGCTCCGCCGCCAGCTGGAACCAGCCTTGCATCTTCTCGCCCAGGCCCACCCAGGCCAGGTTGATCCACGCCGCGCACATCAGCCCGATGAACAGGCGGTCGCCGCGCGTGGTGGCAATCGGCAGGAAGCCCTTGCGCTCCACCGTCGGCGCGCGTACTTCCCAGATCGTCATGCCCACCAGCATCACCACCACCAGGGTAAAAAACACCGCCACAGGCGTGGTCCATACCATCCAGTTCAGCATTGCGCCTCCTTACACGCGGCCCATCGCGAAGCCCTTCGCGATGTAGTGCCGGACGAACCAGATCACGATGGCGCCCGGGACGATGGTCAGCACGCCGGCCGCCGCCAGCACGCCCCAGTCCATGCCCGATGCCGATACCGTACGGGTCATGGTCGCCACGATCGGCTTGGCATTGACCGACGTCAAGGTGCGCGCCAGCAACAGCTCCACCCAGCTGAACATGAAGCAGAAGAACGCCGCCACGCCCACCCCGGCCTTGATCAGCGGCAGGAAGATCGTCAGGAAGAAGCGCGGGAACGAGTAGCCGTCCACATAGGCGGTTTCGTCGATCTCGCGCGGCACGCCGGACATGAAGCCCTCCAGGATCCACACCGCCAGCGGCACGTTGAACACCAGGTGGGCCAGCGCCACGCCCAGGTGGGTGTCCATCAGCCCGATCGTCGTATAAAGCTGAAAAAACGGCAGCAGGAACACGGCCGGGGGTGTCATGCGGTTGGTCAGCAGCCAGAAAAACACGTGCTTGTCGCCGATGAACTGGTAGCGCGAGAACGCATAGGCCGCCGGCAGCGCCACGGAGATCGAGATCACCGTGTTCAGCGCCACGTAGATCAGCGAATTGATATAGCCCGAATACCACGACGAATCGGTGAAGATCGTCACATAGTGTTCCAGCGTGACCGACGCCGGCCACAGCGACAGCGACGAGACAATCTCCTCGTTGGTCTTGAACGACATGTTCACCATCCAGTAGATCGGCACGATGGCGAACAGCAGGTACAGCGTCAGGAAGACCGGACGCCACCAGCCCGGGCGCTGGCCTTGCAGCTTGCGATCAGCCATTGGGACCTCCTCGGTGCCGGCCGTGCCGGCGCGCTGCATCCAGTTATAGAGCACGAAACAGGTCAGCAGGATAATTAGGAAATATACGATCGAAAACGCCGCCGCCGGCCCCAGGTCAAACTGTCCCACCGCCTTCTGCGTCAGGTATTGCGACAGGAAGGTGGTGGCGTTGCCGGGGCCGCCGCCGGTCAGCACGAACGGCTCGGTGTAGATCATGAAGCTGTCCATGAACCGCAGCAGCACCGCGATCATCAGCACGCCGCGCAGCTTGGGCAACTGGATGAAGCGGAACACCGCGAAGCGCGACGCGCCATCGATCTGCGCCGCCTGGTAGTAGGCATCCGGAATCGCGCGCAGGCCGGCGTAGCAGAGCAGCGCCACCAGCGGCGTCCAGTGCCAGACATCCATCACGAGCACGGTCACCCAGGCATCCACGGCGCTGCCGGTGTAGTTGTAGTCCAGGCCCATGCCGTCGAGCGCCGCCCCCAGCAGGCCGATGTCTGTCCGGCCGAAGATCTGCCAGATGGTGCCCACCACGTTCCACGGAATCAGCAGCGACAGCGCGATGATGACCAGCGCGGCCGACGCCTGCCAGCCCCTGGCCGGCATGGCCAGCGCCAGCAGGATGCCCAGCGGGATCTCCACGCACAGCACGGCCAGCGAGAAGCCCAGCTGGCGCAGCAACGCGTCGTGCAGCTCGGCATCGCGCAGCACGGTGGCGAACCACTCGGTGCCCACGAACACGCGGCGTTCGGGCGAGATGATGTCCTGCACCGAATAGTTGACGATGGTCATCAGCGGCAGGATGGCCGAGAACGCCACG contains:
- a CDS encoding ABC transporter substrate-binding protein, whose product is MKLGMSALAFAAALTCGHAAWADEAAAKKWIDSEFQPSSLAKDKQQAEMKWFIDAAAKLKAKGVTQISVVSETITTHEYESKTLAKAFEEITGIKVNHDLIQEGDVVEKLQTSMQSGKSIYDGWISDSDLIGTHYRYGAILPLSDYMNGAGKEFTNPGIDVKDFIGTKFTTAPDGKLYQLPDQQFANLYWFRADWFARKDLQDKFKAKYGYDLGVPTNWSAYEDIANFFTNDVKELDGKKVFGHMDYGKKDPSLGWRFTDAWLSMAGSADKGLPNGMPVDEWGIRVADDKCTPVGASVSRGGATNSPAAVYALTKYIDWMKKYAPPQAMGMTFSEAGPVPAQGQVAQQIFWYTAFTADMTKKGLPVVNADGSPKWRMAPSPYGPYWKQGMQNGYQDVGSWTFFKNTDPNKLAAAWLYAQFVTSKTVSLKKSLTGLTFIRDSDINHEYLTRNAAKYGGLVEFYRSPARVAWTPTGNNVPDYPKLAQLWWKNVATAVTGEKTPQAAMDNLAEEMDQVMGRLQRAGMAQCAPKLNPKSDPSKWLSSEHAPWKKLDNEKPKGETIAYDKLLQAWKEGRVR
- a CDS encoding carbohydrate ABC transporter permease, whose translation is MADRKLQGQRPGWWRPVFLTLYLLFAIVPIYWMVNMSFKTNEEIVSSLSLWPASVTLEHYVTIFTDSSWYSGYINSLIYVALNTVISISVALPAAYAFSRYQFIGDKHVFFWLLTNRMTPPAVFLLPFFQLYTTIGLMDTHLGVALAHLVFNVPLAVWILEGFMSGVPREIDETAYVDGYSFPRFFLTIFLPLIKAGVGVAAFFCFMFSWVELLLARTLTSVNAKPIVATMTRTVSASGMDWGVLAAAGVLTIVPGAIVIWFVRHYIAKGFAMGRV
- a CDS encoding DUF2160 domain-containing protein yields the protein MLNWMVWTTPVAVFFTLVVVMLVGMTIWEVRAPTVERKGFLPIATTRGDRLFIGLMCAAWINLAWVGLGEKMQGWFQLAAEPSVWISAAISAVVLLVVMRRG
- a CDS encoding ATP-binding protein, whose translation is MDLSDHFGRPQLAAELAHKLVHGPCGKVIALIGSRGIGKSTFLRQEVAPAIGKLGALVVMADLWGKPDEDPADVVIGAVQKVLDANESIVARFAHAVGLKGVGFGGVSLDIDVGGGQEKRGGLWVYRSMEALSARTRRPIILIIDEAQQLLATERGDSMLYTLKATRDLLNGDPGLYGLRTVFTGSDRTKLLMMLGGRHTMYSASRFAFPALGADFLHWVRSKYDLPDSVGDALLESMFERAEGRPEVLMDAALQVALYAPFDEAGVTHAFEWAVDIHLAKVHQPFLKSMDSLDPIDDAVLRVVAADPTTIAGFDKGTMGLYRTVVQELDPEWNRVPKRRDIEQSLKRLTALKLMWGSVLGIHMLADPTLAGAMRRAGLLDIVPEHPNRRRYDADDDLRQFVGRMPLARAHAADDASSECLVPTDA